A genomic window from Solanum dulcamara chromosome 11, daSolDulc1.2, whole genome shotgun sequence includes:
- the LOC129874195 gene encoding GDSL esterase/lipase At1g29670-like has protein sequence MACYGKIFATIFLVLNLKTFVEGAPQVPCYFIFGDSLFDNGNNNDLHTTAKANYPPYGVDFQDGRPTGRFTNGRNTADFLAELLGFDHYIPPFVSAEDSEILKGVNYASGSAGIRNDSGSHLGDRIYLGSQMENHQVTISRITNLLGNTTSAKKHLNKCLFIVGIGSNDYINNYLLPEIYSSSNLYTPSQYATALIDQYSQHLRTLYEDGARKVALFGLGQIGCIPAELQKHNTSRCVGSTNNAIQQFNSKLKSLVDDLNTNLPDAKFIYINMYNISSIIDPLSVFTRPCCKVLETMPEGQCVPGETPCLFRGIYLFYDNFHPTEIANRIATNRAYNALLPSDAYPMDIHHLIRKNNVVYDD, from the exons ATGGCTTGTTATGGTAAGATATTTGCCACAATATTTCTAGTGTTGAACTTAAAAACATTTGTTGAAGGTGCACCACAAGTACCATGCTACTTCATATTTGGAGACTCGTTATTTGATAATGGAAATAACAACGACCTTCACACAACGGCAAAGGCTAATTATCCACCTTATGGGGTGGACTTCCAGGATGGTCGTCCGACCGGCCGTTTCACCAACGGCCGCAACACGGCTGACTTCCTAG CGGAACTCCTGGGATTTGATCATTACATTCCGCCTTTTGTAAGTGCAGAAGATAGTGAGATCTTGAAAGGTGTAAATTATGCATCTGGTTCAGCTGGAATTCGCAATGACAGCGGAAGTCATCTT gGTGATCGGATTTACTTGGGGAGCCAAATGGAGAATCATCAAGTTACAATTTCTCGTATTACTAATTTACTGGGGAATACAACTTCAGCTAAAAAACACTTGAATAAGTGCTTAttcatagttggaataggaagCAATGACTACATCAACAATTACTTGTTGCCTGAAATATATTCCTCAAGTAATTTGTATACACCAAGCCAATATGCAACTGCCTTGATTGATCAATATTCACAACATCTGAGG ACTTTATATGAAGATGGAGCAAGAAAAGTTGCCCTATTTGGACTAGGCCAAATAGGGTGCATTCCAGCAGAGCTACAAAAACACAATACAAGTAGATGTGTGGGTTCAACAAATAATGCAATTCAACAATTCAATAGCAAACTAAAGTCTCTTGTAGATGATCTTAATACCAATTTGCCAGACgcaaaattcatatatataaacatgTACAACATTTCATCAATCATTG ATCCCCTTAGTGTATTTACTCGTCCATGCTGTAAAGTTTTGGAAACGATGCCTGAAGGACAATGTGTTCCTGGAGAAACTCCATGCTTGTTTAGAGGGATTTATCTTTTCTATGATAATTTTCATCCAACAGAGATTGCCAATAGAATTGCGACGAACAGAGCTTATAATGCTCTTCTACCATCTGATGCATATCCTATGGATATCCATCACTTGATCAGGAAGAACAATGTTGTGTATGATGACTAA